A region of the Chloroflexota bacterium genome:
TAAGTCGCCCACTCGTCTTTATCTCTCCACTCTAGTTGACGATAACGCTCACCATTCAGAACTTCAAACCTGAAGGGCAATTGTGCTATAGTATTGCTATTGTTGGTACACAGACGACTCGGGTAATGTGCGGATATCTGTGCAATGCCGAAATTATCTATTCTATTTGTCTTTTGATTCGTACGCATGAAATGGCAGAGATCCCCAGGTTGGCGAGGGAGTAGTTCGCTCTCACTAGAAGAGGCGATCACTGTAGGAGCCTGGTTGAATCTGGCGGATTGGTTCAGCACCACTGGCACGTAGTTTGCTGCAGATTGCGTTCAGCGCGTCAATCTCCTTCCTGGACAAGCATGAGGTTGGCGACAAGGAGGCATAGCATGGCAGTTGCCCAATCCATCGAACGCCGACTCGATCGGCTGCGCATCTGGAACATCGCCGTCGGGCTGATTCTCGCAGCACAAGCGATCATGATCGCGGTGCTCACCAACAGCTTCTCTCTCCCGGTGACGGCCACGTTCATGAACGGTCCGCCAGGCACCGCGCCCGAGCTGCACCACTTGTTCGATATCGCCACCGGCTGGGGCGTGGTAGCGTTCCTCGCTATCTCGGCCGGCGCTCTGCTGATCATCGCGTCACCGCCCGTCTTTCCATGGTACAAGCGCAACCTGCTCCAGAACCGCAACTACGGACGCTGGATCGAGTATTTTTTCAGCTCCTCGATCATGATCGTGTTGATCTCGCAGATCACCGGCATCAGCGATATCGCCGCCCTGCTGGCCATCGCCGGCATCAACGGGTGCATGATCCTCTTCGGCTTGCTCATGGAGAAGCACGAAACACCGGGCAAGCCGAGCTGGCTGCCGTTCTGGTTCGGCAGCCTTGCGGGCATCATCCCGTGGATCGCGATCGTCGTCTACGTCTGGGCACCGGGGCTCAACGTATCGCCGCCCGGGTTCGTGTACGGCATCATCATCTCGCTGTTCGTCTTCTTCAACTGCTTCGCAGTGAACATGGTGTTGCAGTACAAGAAGGTGGGTCCCTGGCGGGACTACCTGTTCGGCGAGAAGGTCTACATCATCCTCAGTCTCACGGCGAAGGCGCTGCTCGCGTGGCAGGTGTTTTTCCCGGTCCTGGCATCAGTCCAGAAGTAGAGCGGAGGTCGCCCCTGAACGCATTCGTTAGATTGCATTCGTGTCCCCTGTCGTCATGCTTTAGGAGGAAATTGTTATGCTAACAGGCCCACTCATACTGGGTATCGTTTTTGTCCTGTTGTATGTAGCTTTCTTGTTCTGGTTCGGAGGCAAGAGCAGGCCATTATCCCAAGCGGAAGTCGATGCGCTGCTTGCCGAAATGCAGAGGCGGGCGGGCAAAAAGGCGCAGACTGAGGAGTCCTCTCCCATCCTGAAGCAATTCCGTGACCTGACCAAAAATGATGATGGGCGGGAATACTATATGGTCAACCTCCAGAAGTTTCGAAAGAAGGCCTTTTACCCCGCAGGAAGCCAATATAACGATGATCCGATGGCGGCAAACGAC
Encoded here:
- the heR gene encoding heliorhodopsin HeR produces the protein MAVAQSIERRLDRLRIWNIAVGLILAAQAIMIAVLTNSFSLPVTATFMNGPPGTAPELHHLFDIATGWGVVAFLAISAGALLIIASPPVFPWYKRNLLQNRNYGRWIEYFFSSSIMIVLISQITGISDIAALLAIAGINGCMILFGLLMEKHETPGKPSWLPFWFGSLAGIIPWIAIVVYVWAPGLNVSPPGFVYGIIISLFVFFNCFAVNMVLQYKKVGPWRDYLFGEKVYIILSLTAKALLAWQVFFPVLASVQK